Genomic DNA from Edaphobacter lichenicola:
ATCGTCGGCTGGCGGTCTGGGTCGGCCTCCAGTTCAAGGCTCGTGACCTGTCGATCGGTGATGCCGCAAGGGATGATCCAGTCGAAGTCTCTTAGATCCGTGGTTACGTTGAGCGCGAAGCCGTGCGAGGTGACGCCTTGAGAGACGTGGACGCCAATCGCCGCGATTTTTTTCTCGCGGATGCTTCCGCCTGCCATAGTCCAAACCCCAGTGAGCTTGCAGATGCGCTGGGTCATGACGCCGAAGTCGCCGCAGGTGCGGATTAAGACCTCCTCGAGCAGACGCACATAGTCGACCGGGCCTAGATGCGGTCCTTTTTTGCCCGGCAGGTCACCGCGTAGATCGATGATGGGGTAGCCGACGAGCTGGCCAGGACCGTGATAGGTTACGTCGCCGCCACGGTTGATCTCATGCAGCTCGACTCCCTGTTGGGTCAGTTGTTCGGCGCTCAAGAGAACGTTGGAGCGATGCGCGTTACGGCCAAGCGTCAGTACGGGCGGATGCTCCAACATCAGAAGCGTATCGCCGATCAGATTCTGCTTTCGCGCGGCGATGACCTGTTGCTGGATGGCGAGCGCTTCGCTGTATGGGACGCGACCGAGATTGAGGAGATTGATATGCATGCTGTTTGTGGCTTCAACAGTTGAAGAAAACAGCCGAGCCAAGTGGCCCGGCTGCAGTCTTAACCTTGATACGGACTAGACGTTGACCGCCATGCCTTCAACGCTT
This window encodes:
- the lipB gene encoding lipoyl(octanoyl) transferase LipB yields the protein MHINLLNLGRVPYSEALAIQQQVIAARKQNLIGDTLLMLEHPPVLTLGRNAHRSNVLLSAEQLTQQGVELHEINRGGDVTYHGPGQLVGYPIIDLRGDLPGKKGPHLGPVDYVRLLEEVLIRTCGDFGVMTQRICKLTGVWTMAGGSIREKKIAAIGVHVSQGVTSHGFALNVTTDLRDFDWIIPCGITDRQVTSLELEADPDRQPTMESALNSASRNFGRVFERQMLWCESVDQLLGTHV